In one Pseudomonas fitomaticsae genomic region, the following are encoded:
- the copC gene encoding copper homeostasis periplasmic binding protein CopC — translation MRTLKISLVLASGLLLSTLAQAHPKLLSSTPAEGADGAAPGKIELRFSEDLLTQFSGAKLVMTEMPGMAHSPMPMKAKVSAGSDPKTMLVTPLSPLPAGTYKVEWRAVSSDTHPITGNVTFKVK, via the coding sequence ATGCGCACATTGAAAATCTCCCTCGTCCTCGCCAGCGGTTTGCTCCTGAGCACCCTGGCCCAGGCCCATCCGAAACTGCTGTCGTCGACTCCGGCCGAAGGTGCCGACGGCGCGGCGCCCGGCAAAATCGAATTGCGCTTTTCGGAGGATCTGCTGACCCAGTTCTCCGGCGCCAAACTGGTCATGACCGAAATGCCCGGCATGGCTCATTCGCCGATGCCGATGAAGGCCAAAGTCAGCGCTGGCAGCGACCCGAAAACCATGCTCGTCACCCCGCTCTCGCCCTTGCCGGCCGGCACCTACAAGGTCGAATGGCGCGCGGTGTCGTCGGACACGCACCCGATCACCGGCAACGTCACGTTCAAAGTGAAGTGA
- the copD gene encoding copper homeostasis membrane protein CopD encodes MAELINILLRLALYVDLLLLFGLALFGLYSVDAVLRFRPMLRGMALIGALLSVASLVLMTRAMSGETEFAALWPHLQMMVLETDVGLAWALRMIALIAVVIWPGLWLASMAGAVALASLAWSGHGAMDNAWHLLSDILHLLAAGAWLGAMLALILMSRLDALCSEARVRSLADSVKRFEGVGAAIVLILSVTGVANYLFIVGPTLGEVLLGTYGILLSIKVALFGGMLVLAALNRFHLGPLLEQSLRAGQHQVAANALRRSVALELVIALLIVGLVAWLGTLSPEPG; translated from the coding sequence ATGGCTGAACTGATCAACATCCTCCTGCGTCTGGCGCTGTATGTGGATTTGCTGCTGTTGTTCGGGCTGGCGTTGTTCGGGCTGTACAGCGTTGACGCAGTGCTGCGGTTTCGGCCGATGCTACGCGGGATGGCGTTGATCGGGGCACTGCTGTCAGTGGCGAGTCTGGTGCTGATGACCCGCGCCATGAGTGGCGAAACGGAGTTCGCGGCGCTGTGGCCACACCTGCAAATGATGGTGCTGGAAACCGACGTCGGGCTGGCGTGGGCGCTGCGGATGATTGCACTGATCGCCGTGGTGATCTGGCCGGGATTGTGGCTGGCGTCGATGGCTGGCGCCGTCGCCCTCGCCTCGCTGGCCTGGAGCGGACACGGGGCGATGGATAACGCGTGGCATCTGCTCAGCGACATCCTGCACCTGCTCGCGGCGGGTGCGTGGCTGGGCGCCATGCTCGCGTTGATCTTGATGTCGCGGCTCGACGCACTGTGCAGCGAGGCGCGCGTTCGTTCGCTGGCCGATTCCGTCAAACGCTTCGAAGGCGTCGGCGCGGCGATTGTGCTCATCCTCTCGGTCACCGGCGTGGCGAATTACCTGTTCATCGTCGGTCCGACACTGGGCGAAGTCCTGCTCGGCACCTACGGCATTCTGCTGTCGATCAAAGTTGCGTTGTTCGGGGGCATGCTGGTGCTGGCCGCGTTGAACCGCTTCCACCTCGGGCCGTTGCTCGAACAATCGTTGCGCGCCGGGCAGCATCAAGTGGCGGCAAACGCCTTGCGCCGCAGCGTGGCATTGGAGCTGGTGATTGCGCTGTTGATCGTGGGACTGGTGGCGTGGCTGGGCACGTTGAGCCCGGAACCGGGATGA
- a CDS encoding transporter substrate-binding domain-containing protein, which yields MTTPKSTMIFCGLLAMTGAAQAQEPASHLDTVQQQGQLRVCTTGDYKPYTFKRPDGGFEGIDIAMAQSLADSLGVKVEWVQTTWKTLMPDMQAGKCDIGVGGISVTLERQKKAFFSNTLDVDGKIPLVRCADQSKYQTIDQINQPNVRLVEPAGGTNEAFVHAFLPKAQLALHDNVTIFEQLLDNKADVMITDASEALYQQKLKPGLCAVNPSQFMQYGEKAYLLPRDDISWKLYVDQWLHLSKVTGKYQKVLSEWIAVPAAQ from the coding sequence ATGACAACTCCAAAAAGCACGATGATCTTCTGCGGCCTGCTGGCCATGACTGGCGCCGCCCAGGCACAAGAACCGGCCTCGCACCTCGACACTGTTCAGCAACAGGGCCAGTTGCGCGTCTGCACCACCGGCGACTACAAACCCTACACCTTCAAACGCCCGGACGGCGGATTCGAAGGCATCGACATCGCCATGGCGCAATCCCTGGCCGACAGCCTCGGCGTCAAGGTCGAATGGGTGCAGACCACCTGGAAAACCCTGATGCCGGACATGCAGGCCGGCAAATGCGACATCGGCGTCGGCGGCATTTCGGTGACCCTCGAACGCCAGAAAAAAGCCTTCTTCAGCAACACCCTCGACGTCGACGGCAAGATCCCGCTGGTGCGCTGCGCCGACCAGTCCAAATACCAGACCATCGACCAGATCAACCAACCGAACGTGCGCCTGGTCGAACCCGCCGGCGGCACCAACGAAGCCTTCGTCCACGCCTTCCTGCCCAAAGCGCAACTGGCGTTGCACGACAACGTGACCATCTTCGAGCAACTGCTCGACAACAAGGCTGACGTGATGATCACCGACGCTTCCGAAGCCCTCTACCAACAAAAACTCAAACCCGGCCTGTGCGCCGTCAACCCGAGCCAGTTCATGCAATACGGCGAAAAAGCCTACCTGCTACCGCGCGACGACATCAGCTGGAAACTCTACGTCGACCAGTGGCTGCACCTGAGCAAAGTCACCGGCAAATACCAGAAAGTGCTGAGCGAATGGATCGCCGTACCAGCGGCCCAGTAA
- a CDS encoding DUF6124 family protein, translated as MFKPTPNPPETDPVSPYKFPDSRTLNEAAERALDHYLTPQQRIMGSHTRHDPMYFANPAYDTESLLANASESLGSASEMLNNFAATLEPAHRKTAIGIAQLVMLGSLAVNQALDNVEPK; from the coding sequence ATGTTCAAACCAACACCCAACCCACCAGAAACCGATCCAGTCTCCCCCTACAAATTCCCCGATTCACGAACCCTGAACGAAGCCGCCGAGCGCGCCCTCGATCACTACCTCACCCCACAGCAACGGATCATGGGCAGCCACACCCGACATGACCCGATGTACTTCGCCAACCCGGCCTACGACACCGAATCCCTGCTCGCCAACGCCAGCGAATCACTCGGTTCAGCCTCCGAAATGCTCAACAACTTCGCCGCCACCCTGGAGCCCGCCCACCGCAAAACCGCCATCGGCATTGCGCAGCTGGTGATGTTGGGGTCTTTGGCGGTGAATCAGGCGCTGGATAACGTCGAGCCGAAGTAG
- a CDS encoding P-loop ATPase, Sll1717 family gives MNSIAQPIRANSLGDTTAENDSRMLSDAFVATADFRSLIESDDRTVVVGRRGTGKSALYIELQKHWKKDKKVIVISFSPEDTEIIGFRSLLRPFSDSFNLSRAVTKLLWKYTILMEMANYVSSNYKLTSLIERDSLLSSHLARWNETKGGYLTKCRSIAKLFLTSVYPEEAVGDLPGNLELSQLEEKALELFDKADRRVVVLMDRLDEGYESDAVGIGMIAGLTYAAIELNKRSHLIRPIVFLRDNIYRTLAKEDPDYSRNIEGQVIRLHWDWAQLLTLVTARMKLSFKITVEKDQKVWDRVTAGELQGRDGFKKCLQFTLYRPRDLLSLLNETFFCAARQSRETAIIQDLDHAAQSISVARLEDLWKEYSKIFPSIQLVTSSFKDGEPELLVGNAIEAMEHHIDSSEVTSNHESLAETRILQASGLLQSLYSVGFIGTHDSNTSAFSFCHDGRTPDKGFESRDKILIHPCYWLGLNLSRNALAPEEAEEINDEYDIIVQSVTPEIRKVKIGQTVSQLDKIPLGREGAREFEHWCLDTLRIIFASHLINLELAPNGQAVQRRDIVGTNRSGSDFWKRIHEDYKVRQVVFDSKNYSGLGPDEYRQLQSYLTGPYGKLGFIITRDEDEHMTGTELDWVREMHKSHSTLIIKLPARYLCKLLQKLRNPEKHDAIDRLMFSLLDNYERNYLQLKTTYTRKPRRK, from the coding sequence ATGAATAGTATTGCTCAACCGATAAGAGCAAACTCTTTAGGAGATACAACAGCAGAAAATGACAGCCGGATGTTGTCAGATGCTTTTGTCGCCACAGCCGATTTTCGGTCACTAATTGAGTCCGACGATAGAACGGTGGTTGTAGGGCGCAGGGGAACAGGAAAAAGTGCTCTATATATAGAACTACAAAAACACTGGAAAAAAGATAAAAAAGTAATCGTTATATCTTTCTCGCCAGAGGATACAGAAATAATCGGATTTCGATCACTATTGAGGCCCTTCTCAGACTCCTTCAATCTTTCCAGAGCAGTTACAAAACTACTCTGGAAATACACTATACTTATGGAGATGGCAAACTACGTATCATCAAACTACAAACTAACATCTTTAATAGAACGGGACAGCCTTCTTAGTTCTCACCTCGCGCGCTGGAATGAAACTAAAGGTGGTTACCTTACTAAATGCCGAAGCATAGCAAAACTATTCCTGACCTCTGTTTATCCAGAGGAGGCAGTTGGAGACCTTCCCGGCAATCTAGAATTAAGCCAACTAGAAGAAAAAGCTTTAGAATTATTTGACAAAGCGGATCGGCGAGTCGTTGTGCTAATGGATCGACTAGACGAAGGATATGAATCCGATGCAGTAGGAATAGGAATGATCGCCGGTCTAACTTACGCAGCGATTGAATTAAACAAACGATCTCATCTGATTCGACCTATTGTATTCCTTCGCGACAATATATACCGAACACTCGCAAAAGAAGACCCCGACTACTCAAGAAACATTGAAGGACAAGTAATACGTCTACATTGGGATTGGGCTCAACTCCTCACTTTGGTTACAGCACGTATGAAGTTATCATTCAAGATAACTGTTGAAAAAGACCAAAAAGTTTGGGATAGAGTTACTGCGGGAGAACTCCAGGGGCGCGACGGATTTAAAAAATGCTTACAATTCACTCTTTACCGGCCTCGCGACTTGCTATCGCTATTGAATGAAACCTTCTTCTGCGCAGCGAGACAATCAAGAGAAACTGCAATAATTCAAGATTTAGATCACGCGGCACAATCCATATCGGTAGCACGCCTTGAAGATCTGTGGAAAGAATATTCAAAAATATTCCCTTCGATACAGTTGGTAACCAGTTCTTTCAAAGATGGCGAGCCCGAATTATTAGTAGGAAACGCAATTGAGGCAATGGAGCACCATATCGACTCAAGCGAAGTCACTAGCAACCATGAGTCATTAGCGGAAACAAGAATATTACAAGCTAGTGGGCTTCTTCAGTCTCTATATAGCGTAGGCTTCATTGGCACTCACGACAGTAACACCTCCGCCTTTTCGTTTTGTCATGACGGAAGAACTCCAGATAAAGGTTTTGAGAGCCGAGACAAAATACTAATTCACCCTTGCTACTGGCTCGGTTTAAATCTTTCTCGTAACGCGCTAGCTCCAGAGGAAGCGGAAGAAATTAATGATGAATATGACATCATCGTACAGTCCGTAACTCCCGAAATCCGCAAAGTAAAAATAGGGCAAACAGTTTCACAATTGGACAAGATCCCCTTAGGTAGAGAAGGTGCTAGGGAGTTTGAACACTGGTGCCTTGATACATTGCGAATTATTTTTGCTTCCCACCTTATCAATCTTGAATTAGCACCGAATGGCCAAGCGGTTCAACGACGCGATATTGTCGGAACCAATCGCTCTGGCTCCGACTTCTGGAAACGTATCCATGAGGATTATAAAGTTCGCCAAGTTGTATTCGATTCAAAAAACTATTCAGGACTAGGTCCTGATGAGTACCGGCAGCTACAATCTTACCTCACTGGCCCATATGGGAAACTTGGATTTATCATAACAAGAGATGAAGATGAGCACATGACGGGAACCGAGCTAGACTGGGTGAGAGAAATGCACAAGTCTCATTCAACCTTGATAATCAAACTCCCAGCACGATACTTGTGCAAACTTTTACAAAAACTTAGAAATCCAGAAAAACATGACGCAATTGACAGACTAATGTTTTCACTGCTCGACAACTACGAAAGGAATTACCTACAACTAAAAACCACATACACCAGAAAACCAAGAAGAAAATAG
- a CDS encoding IS4 family transposase, with product MDRRRQILQHQQQRFRRHASNCDAYAFFNLLTAPELLQRVESALPEHRERLYPPTETLSMFLAQAMSADRSCQNAVNDFSIKRSCSGMKPNSARTGAFCKARQRLPVEMVSTLVRHSGSSISDQAPPSWRWMGRPVRLVDGTTVSMPDTAANQGAYPQSRGQKVGLGFPLCRVVGLVCLSSGAVLDAALGRFRGKGGDEQTLLRSMLGTLKTGDILLGDAYYATYFLLCELQRRGIDGVFEQYGARRRSTDFRLGQSLGSEDHLIELKKPERRPPWMSQTHYEQAPERLIVRELKTGGKTLVTTLHCPKQTPKTALKSLYKGRWHVELDLRNLKATLGLGRLSCKTPGMAVKELWVYLLAHNLIRMLMTQSALLADCLPRELSFKHSLQLWLALRQYGSPEDEDGLANLLMLIAQRRVGNRPGRIEPRAIKRRPQAYPLLTKSRRSARAEVRKNGHAKHVK from the coding sequence ATGGATCGTAGACGCCAAATTCTCCAGCATCAACAGCAACGTTTTCGCCGCCACGCTTCGAATTGTGATGCCTATGCTTTTTTCAACCTGCTCACGGCTCCCGAGTTGCTGCAGCGCGTTGAGTCAGCACTGCCAGAGCATCGGGAGCGCTTGTATCCGCCAACGGAAACTCTGTCGATGTTCCTGGCTCAAGCGATGAGTGCCGATCGCTCCTGCCAGAATGCCGTCAACGATTTCTCCATCAAGCGATCCTGTAGCGGCATGAAACCCAATAGCGCTCGCACGGGCGCCTTCTGTAAAGCCCGACAACGCTTGCCGGTAGAAATGGTATCCACGTTGGTTCGACATTCCGGTTCGTCTATCAGTGATCAGGCGCCGCCTTCGTGGCGATGGATGGGGCGACCTGTACGCCTTGTCGACGGGACAACCGTCTCGATGCCCGATACGGCTGCGAATCAGGGGGCCTATCCGCAATCTCGCGGGCAGAAAGTTGGCCTTGGTTTTCCGTTGTGTCGAGTGGTGGGCCTCGTTTGCCTCTCCAGTGGCGCCGTTTTAGATGCCGCACTTGGACGTTTCCGAGGTAAGGGCGGCGACGAACAGACGCTGCTCAGATCAATGCTCGGCACGTTGAAAACAGGCGACATCTTGTTGGGCGACGCTTACTACGCGACCTATTTTCTGCTGTGCGAGTTGCAGCGACGAGGTATCGATGGCGTGTTCGAACAATATGGCGCTCGACGGCGCAGCACGGACTTTCGTCTGGGCCAAAGTCTCGGTTCGGAAGACCACTTGATCGAATTGAAAAAGCCCGAAAGAAGGCCGCCCTGGATGAGTCAAACACATTACGAACAGGCCCCTGAAAGGCTGATAGTGCGAGAGTTGAAGACTGGCGGAAAAACGTTGGTGACCACCTTGCATTGCCCGAAGCAGACACCCAAAACAGCTCTCAAATCGCTGTACAAGGGGCGATGGCATGTCGAGTTGGACTTGCGAAATCTCAAGGCCACACTGGGCCTTGGAAGGTTGAGCTGCAAAACCCCGGGCATGGCGGTCAAGGAGTTATGGGTCTATCTGTTGGCCCACAATCTGATCCGAATGCTCATGACCCAATCGGCTCTGTTAGCGGACTGCTTGCCTCGCGAACTGAGCTTCAAACACAGCCTTCAGCTATGGCTGGCGCTACGACAATATGGGAGTCCTGAAGACGAGGATGGTCTGGCGAACTTACTGATGCTGATAGCGCAAAGACGCGTTGGAAATCGACCTGGTCGTATCGAACCGCGAGCCATAAAACGAAGACCTCAGGCCTACCCCTTGCTGACCAAGTCACGTCGGTCAGCAAGGGCTGAGGTCAGGAAAAACGGGCATGCTAAACATGTTAAGTAA